One genomic segment of Mycolicibacterium gilvum includes these proteins:
- a CDS encoding BlaI/MecI/CopY family transcriptional regulator has translation MEQRRFGDLEAVVMDWVWDHQEPVTVRDVFEDLAQQRPIAYTTVLSTMDNLYRKRWLKRQRNGKAYVYRAAMSREERSARLMKAAFDSGGDTNTVLAFFVEQMSTEQSAQLKAALRKGRRS, from the coding sequence ATGGAACAGCGAAGATTCGGCGATCTCGAAGCGGTGGTGATGGACTGGGTGTGGGATCACCAGGAGCCGGTCACAGTGCGCGACGTGTTCGAGGACCTGGCCCAGCAGCGACCCATTGCATACACCACAGTGCTGTCGACCATGGACAACCTGTACCGCAAGCGGTGGCTCAAACGGCAGCGCAACGGCAAGGCCTATGTGTACCGGGCGGCGATGAGTCGTGAGGAGCGGTCAGCGCGTCTGATGAAAGCTGCATTCGACTCCGGCGGCGATACCAACACGGTGCTGGCATTTTTTGTCGAGCAGATGAGTACAGAGCAGTCAGCGCAATTGAAGGCGGCGCTACGGAAGGGGCGGCGATCATGA
- a CDS encoding IS5 family transposase (programmed frameshift) — protein sequence MSRFQLLTDAQWSLIEELLPARTGKKGRPFRDARQMLEGIIYRYRCGIAWRDVPEVFGPWQTIWTWHRRMSAEGTWDLVLARLLATADQAGIIDWSVSVDSTIARAHQHATNITRETQGAGSNYTNLASEPPDHGIGRSRGGLTSKIHHLVDGHGRPLVVLVGAGQANDGPVLEHLLAHLKVERRGPGRARTRPNRLRGDKAYSSRATRQRLRRRGIVAVIPEPSDQIGHRKRRGTHGGRPPAFDAEDYKGRNVVERNFNTVKQWRGLATRYDKLAIVYRGAAVLRAITLWLPHLSDTP from the exons ATGTCGCGGTTTCAGCTGCTCACCGATGCTCAGTGGTCATTGATTGAAGAGCTTCTTCCTGCTCGAACAGGCAAGAAGGGCAGGCCTTTTCGAGATGCCCGGCAGATGCTCGAGGGGATCATTTATCGGTACCGGTGCGGGATCGCCTGGCGAGACGTACCCGAGGTGTTCGGACCGTGGCAGACGATCTGGACCTGGCATCGACGAATGAGTGCCGAGGGCACCTGGGATCTGGTGCTGGCGCGGTTGCTGGCCACCGCCGACCAAGCCGGGATTATCGATTGGTCGGTGTCGGTGGATTCGACGATCGCGCGCGCTCATCAGCACGCCACAAACATCACCCGTGA GACACAGGGGGCTGGGTCGAATTACACGAATCTGGCGAGCGAGCCGCCTGACCACGGCATTGGCCGCTCCCGCGGCGGGTTGACCAGCAAGATCCATCACCTCGTCGACGGCCATGGACGACCTCTGGTGGTGCTCGTGGGCGCCGGCCAGGCCAACGACGGACCGGTCCTGGAACATTTGCTCGCCCACCTGAAAGTCGAGCGCCGCGGCCCGGGCAGAGCTCGCACCCGGCCCAATCGACTCCGTGGCGATAAGGCCTATTCCAGCCGAGCTACCCGACAGCGGCTGCGTCGACGAGGGATCGTCGCCGTCATTCCCGAACCGTCCGATCAGATCGGCCACCGCAAACGCCGCGGCACCCACGGCGGACGACCACCCGCGTTCGACGCCGAGGACTACAAGGGCCGCAACGTCGTTGAACGCAACTTCAATACCGTAAAACAATGGCGCGGCCTCGCCACCCGCTATGACAAGCTCGCCATCGTCTACCGCGGCGCAGCAGTCCTACGGGCCATCACCCTCTGGCTGCCGCATTTATCAGACACGCCCTAG
- a CDS encoding winged helix-turn-helix domain-containing protein, whose translation MHTSNRCASNPGRFNLRRKLGDDPASPRYLRTVRGTGYCLTREVGHRVVDAPR comes from the coding sequence CTGCACACCAGTAACCGGTGTGCATCAAACCCGGGGCGATTCAATCTTCGTCGCAAGTTGGGTGACGATCCGGCATCACCACGGTATCTCCGTACGGTGCGCGGGACTGGCTACTGTCTGACACGCGAAGTGGGGCACCGGGTAGTTGATGCGCCGCGGTGA
- a CDS encoding M56 family metallopeptidase: protein MTTALWLVLYGAVLAWLAPPVLRRLTGGGVSPSMGVAAWLATVAAVLVAWLAAVVLVVTATSDSVLDGSVVTLCLELFGFSDHTPLAGRLGSIALIGGGLLTSAVVALRLGRCLSRLRTRSHEHADAARIVGRATDHPHVVVVEADFPAAYCVIGRPHAIVVTSAAVRSLNRSQLKAVLAHEDAHLSGHHHHILMVLRALAATLPHLPLFACAHQAVAELLEMCADDTAARRVGTRPLLTGLLALAGHRPPVAEGLAAAATAVITRAERLVTPTCRHVRWRNRALLVAAIATMLATPAFIQVLCHH, encoded by the coding sequence ATGACGACGGCGCTGTGGCTGGTTCTCTATGGCGCCGTGCTGGCCTGGCTTGCACCACCGGTACTGCGGCGCCTTACTGGTGGCGGGGTGAGCCCGTCCATGGGTGTCGCCGCCTGGCTGGCCACGGTTGCCGCCGTGCTTGTGGCGTGGTTGGCGGCCGTGGTGCTGGTGGTCACCGCGACGTCGGACAGCGTCCTGGACGGCTCGGTCGTAACGCTGTGTCTTGAATTGTTCGGGTTCTCCGATCACACCCCACTGGCGGGACGGCTCGGGTCCATTGCCCTCATCGGCGGGGGACTGCTGACCTCGGCGGTCGTGGCGCTGCGACTGGGACGCTGCCTGTCCAGGCTGCGCACCCGAAGCCATGAGCACGCCGATGCCGCGCGGATCGTCGGTCGGGCCACCGACCATCCCCACGTCGTTGTCGTCGAGGCGGACTTTCCCGCGGCCTACTGTGTCATCGGCCGCCCTCATGCGATCGTCGTGACCTCGGCGGCGGTGAGATCGTTGAACCGATCGCAATTGAAAGCGGTTCTCGCGCACGAGGACGCGCACCTGTCGGGGCATCATCACCACATTCTGATGGTGCTGCGTGCCCTCGCCGCCACCCTTCCTCACCTTCCCTTGTTCGCCTGCGCACATCAGGCGGTGGCGGAACTGCTGGAGATGTGCGCCGACGACACCGCCGCTCGTCGCGTCGGCACTCGTCCATTGCTCACGGGTTTGCTTGCGCTGGCCGGTCACCGACCTCCCGTGGCCGAAGGTCTGGCTGCGGCGGCGACGGCGGTCATCACCCGCGCCGAGCGACTGGTCACTCCCACGTGTCGGCATGTGAGGTGGCGTAACCGCGCTCTGCTGGTGGCCGCCATCGCGACCATGCTCGCCACTCCGGCATTCATTCAGGTGCTCTGCCACCACTAG
- a CDS encoding IS3 family transposase (programmed frameshift) — MVTDHAEEYDTRTACITAVAKRLGVSYESLRRWVNQTEVDTGQRDGVPTDVARENRELKRKNRELEETIEILKAATKFLRAGERPATPLICAFIAEHRARFGVAPICRVLTEHGCQIAPRTFYAWLTRPPSARELWDTVITEVLAGFYEPDEHGRRKPESLYGATKMWAHLHRQGIVVARCTVERLMRANGWRGVTRRKKVRTTVSDPAADRAADLVKRQFRVPAPNVLLVADFTYVRLSNGMFVYTAFAIDAYAGRIVGWTCSASKEDRFVRRAIRHAAHLRSGEGNPLLGNTIHHSDAGSQYTSVRFGETLALSGLVASIGTVGDAFDNALAETTIGLYKTEAVRDDSPFRRGPLSRLTDVELLTAEWVHWYNADRLMHRLGRIPPLEYEAVHYATNAANSEAAHQ; from the exons TTGGTCACCGACCATGCCGAGGAGTACGACACCCGCACGGCCTGCATCACCGCGGTCGCCAAGCGGTTGGGGGTGTCGTATGAATCACTGCGCCGCTGGGTCAACCAGACCGAGGTCGACACCGGCCAACGTGACGGGGTGCCCACCGACGTCGCCCGTGAGAATAGAGAGCTGAAGCGCAAGAATCGTGAGCTTGAGGAAACCATCGAAATCCTCAAGGCGGCAACAA AGTTTCTTCGTGCGGGAGAGCGACCCGCGACACCGTTGATTTGTGCGTTCATCGCCGAGCATCGGGCTCGGTTCGGGGTCGCTCCGATCTGCCGCGTGCTCACTGAGCACGGGTGCCAGATCGCCCCGAGGACCTTCTACGCCTGGCTGACCCGACCCCCATCCGCCCGGGAGCTGTGGGACACCGTGATCACCGAGGTGCTGGCCGGCTTCTACGAGCCCGACGAGCACGGTCGGCGCAAACCGGAGTCACTGTACGGGGCTACCAAGATGTGGGCTCACCTGCACCGACAAGGCATTGTGGTGGCCCGCTGCACCGTGGAGCGTCTCATGCGGGCCAACGGCTGGCGCGGGGTTACTCGCCGCAAGAAGGTCCGCACCACCGTCTCGGATCCGGCCGCCGACCGGGCTGCCGATCTGGTGAAGCGCCAGTTCCGGGTGCCGGCCCCCAACGTGCTGCTGGTGGCGGACTTCACCTACGTACGGCTGTCCAACGGGATGTTCGTGTACACCGCATTCGCCATCGACGCCTACGCGGGCCGGATTGTGGGATGGACCTGCTCGGCCAGCAAGGAAGACCGGTTCGTGCGCCGAGCGATCCGCCATGCCGCACACCTCCGAAGCGGCGAGGGTAATCCATTGTTGGGCAATACTATTCACCATAGCGATGCGGGCTCTCAATATACGTCTGTGCGGTTCGGCGAGACCCTGGCGCTGTCTGGACTGGTGGCCTCAATCGGGACAGTCGGCGATGCCTTCGATAACGCTCTGGCGGAGACGACCATAGGGCTCTACAAGACTGAAGCCGTCCGCGATGACTCGCCGTTTCGGCGCGGCCCTCTGAGCCGTCTGACCGACGTGGAGCTGCTCACCGCCGAGTGGGTGCACTGGTACAACGCCGACCGGCTCATGCACCGCCTCGGTCGCATCCCACCCCTGGAGTACGAAGCCGTCCACTACGCTACAAACGCGGCCAACTCAGAGGCTGCACACCAGTAA
- the ripB gene encoding NlpC/P60 family peptidoglycan endopeptidase RipB: MGLHVRSKGAAIARADRCDPAILLAGRVRRLPGVIAIVVLLFLACAPVASAQPAAGPWDPLLPKMPSAGAPGDPVAIANASLQATAMATQAAMSMGRSFLSSLGIVSPAADPSTSVRGNRVNGAQAIEYVIRRAGTQIGVPYSWGGGSLTGPSRGVDQGAGTVGFDCSGLTRFAFAGVGVLLPRWSGDQYDAGRKVPPSQAKRGDLLFWGPGGSQHEAIYLGGGQMLEAQQTGVPIKISPVRTSGMTPYVVRIIES, from the coding sequence ATGGGATTACACGTCCGGAGCAAGGGTGCGGCAATCGCCCGCGCTGACCGCTGCGACCCGGCAATCCTTCTTGCGGGACGCGTTCGACGGCTCCCCGGTGTGATCGCCATCGTCGTCCTGCTATTCCTCGCGTGCGCACCGGTCGCGTCGGCCCAACCTGCCGCCGGCCCGTGGGACCCACTGCTTCCGAAAATGCCGAGCGCAGGCGCTCCCGGCGATCCGGTTGCCATCGCGAACGCATCCCTGCAGGCAACGGCCATGGCGACGCAGGCGGCCATGAGCATGGGCCGCAGCTTCCTTAGCAGCCTGGGAATTGTCAGTCCCGCCGCGGATCCGTCGACGAGCGTGCGCGGAAACCGGGTCAATGGTGCGCAAGCGATCGAGTACGTGATTCGCAGGGCGGGAACGCAAATCGGTGTTCCCTACTCGTGGGGTGGCGGAAGCCTCACCGGTCCCAGCCGCGGTGTCGACCAGGGAGCAGGCACCGTGGGCTTTGACTGCTCAGGCCTGACGCGGTTCGCGTTCGCCGGCGTCGGTGTTCTGCTCCCGCGATGGTCCGGTGACCAGTACGACGCCGGCCGCAAGGTGCCGCCCTCCCAGGCGAAGCGGGGCGACCTGCTGTTCTGGGGGCCGGGCGGGAGTCAGCACGAAGCCATCTATTTGGGCGGCGGGCAGATGCTCGAGGCACAGCAGACCGGCGTGCCAATCAAAATCTCCCCGGTGCGCACGTCAGGGATGACGCCTTACGTCGTTCGCATCATCGAAAGCTGA
- a CDS encoding response regulator transcription factor, with amino-acid sequence MEHHPATPPEQAKGYRALVVDDERPLAEVVASYLEREQFEAVVAGNGVDAIAVARDLDPDVVILDLGLPGIDGLEVCRQLRTFSDAYVVMLTARDTEIDTVLGLTVGADDYITKPFSPRELVARIRAMLRRPRVSQSTTATAEIEVVPPRRFSALIIDVAAREVRIDDEQILLTRTEFDILEALSGRPGMVLSRRQLLEIVRDGPWVGNEHLVDVHIGHLRRKLGDDAARPRYITTVRGVGYRMGTGQ; translated from the coding sequence ATGGAGCACCATCCGGCTACACCGCCTGAGCAGGCGAAGGGATACCGCGCGCTGGTCGTCGACGACGAACGTCCCCTGGCCGAAGTGGTGGCCAGCTATCTAGAACGCGAGCAGTTCGAGGCGGTCGTGGCCGGCAACGGCGTCGACGCGATCGCCGTTGCACGCGACCTCGACCCCGATGTCGTCATTCTCGACCTCGGTCTGCCCGGCATCGATGGATTGGAAGTCTGCAGGCAGTTGCGCACGTTCTCCGACGCCTACGTCGTCATGCTGACCGCTCGTGACACCGAAATCGATACGGTGCTTGGTCTCACTGTTGGTGCCGACGACTACATCACCAAACCCTTCAGCCCGCGCGAGCTGGTCGCGCGCATCCGGGCCATGTTGCGGCGGCCCCGCGTCTCGCAATCAACCACCGCAACCGCCGAAATTGAGGTGGTGCCACCGCGTCGCTTCAGCGCGTTGATCATCGACGTCGCCGCCCGTGAGGTACGCATCGACGACGAACAGATCTTGTTGACCCGCACGGAGTTCGACATCCTCGAAGCCCTGTCAGGCCGGCCAGGAATGGTGCTGAGCCGGCGTCAACTTCTCGAAATTGTTCGCGACGGACCCTGGGTCGGCAACGAGCACCTCGTCGACGTCCACATCGGGCATCTGCGCCGCAAACTCGGCGACGACGCAGCCCGCCCGCGCTACATCACCACGGTGCGAGGTGTGGGGTACCGGATGGGGACCGGACAGTGA
- a CDS encoding IS701 family transposase, giving the protein MRTNDDAAVAAAYRVDVDRWRSGFDEVLDRVASRFARCEPLRNAGALMLRLVCDIDRKNCWTLAERCGHSSPDRMQHLLARAKWDAEGVRDDLRAYVVDHLGDDEAILIVDETGDVKKGTHTVGTQRQYTGTAGRIENAQVAVYLAYAGPNSHALVDRELYLPKSWIDDSERRQCAGVPTDVEFATKPALAERMITRAVAAGVPARWATGDEVYGADPDLRAAIAAQGLGYVLAVGSNRTVTTSTGSQRVDELARSLPRRAWRRVSAGTGAKGQRWYSWTLVEITDAEPGHHHLLVRRNDKTAELAYYRCYSPNPVTLADYVRVAGRRWKVEESFQAGKGLAGLDEHQVRTWTSWHRWVTLSMLAHAFLVVTTAAQRRSDEPDDQTGQTLITLTVNEFRRLFIALVLQPLHAVADVLAWSTWRRRHQTRARTYHYRKQHQQQ; this is encoded by the coding sequence GTGAGAACTAACGATGATGCCGCGGTCGCCGCGGCTTACAGGGTAGACGTTGATCGGTGGCGAAGTGGCTTTGATGAGGTGCTGGATCGGGTCGCGTCACGGTTCGCTCGGTGCGAGCCGCTGCGCAACGCCGGCGCGTTGATGCTCAGGTTGGTCTGTGACATTGACCGTAAGAACTGTTGGACGCTGGCCGAGCGTTGCGGCCACAGCAGCCCGGACCGGATGCAGCATCTGCTGGCGCGGGCGAAGTGGGACGCCGAGGGAGTGCGTGATGATCTTCGCGCCTACGTGGTCGACCACCTCGGCGATGACGAGGCGATCCTGATCGTCGATGAGACTGGAGACGTGAAGAAGGGCACTCATACCGTCGGGACTCAGCGCCAGTACACCGGTACCGCGGGCAGGATCGAAAACGCCCAAGTCGCTGTGTATTTGGCCTATGCGGGGCCCAACAGTCACGCACTGGTGGACCGCGAGCTATACCTGCCGAAGTCGTGGATCGACGACTCGGAACGCCGTCAGTGCGCCGGGGTGCCCACCGATGTCGAGTTCGCCACCAAACCTGCGCTGGCCGAGCGGATGATCACTCGTGCTGTGGCCGCCGGAGTCCCTGCGCGATGGGCCACCGGCGACGAGGTCTACGGCGCCGACCCCGACCTGCGCGCCGCGATCGCCGCCCAGGGGCTGGGCTATGTGCTGGCCGTCGGGTCCAATCGCACCGTCACCACCAGTACGGGCAGCCAGCGAGTAGACGAGCTTGCCCGGTCTCTGCCGCGGCGGGCCTGGCGGCGCGTCAGCGCCGGAACCGGCGCCAAGGGCCAACGCTGGTACTCCTGGACGTTGGTCGAAATCACCGACGCCGAGCCCGGCCACCATCACCTGCTGGTGCGCCGCAACGACAAGACCGCTGAATTGGCCTATTACCGCTGCTACAGCCCCAATCCGGTCACCCTGGCCGACTACGTACGGGTCGCCGGGCGGCGCTGGAAGGTCGAGGAATCGTTTCAAGCCGGCAAGGGCCTGGCCGGGCTCGACGAGCACCAGGTACGGACCTGGACCTCTTGGCACCGCTGGGTCACCCTATCCATGCTTGCCCATGCCTTCCTCGTCGTCACGACCGCCGCTCAACGGCGCAGCGACGAACCCGACGACCAGACCGGCCAGACACTGATCACGTTGACAGTCAATGAATTCCGCAGACTCTTCATCGCCCTGGTATTGCAGCCGCTACACGCGGTTGCCGACGTCCTCGCCTGGTCCACCTGGCGGCGACGACATCAAACGAGAGCCCGCACCTACCATTACCGCAAACAACATCAACAACAATGA
- a CDS encoding response regulator transcription factor, with protein MCVGAQGRGTAVLDRIRQETRVGVVALSDGDITPLLLGAGGDIEALNSRIRVALRSYRVGGELSRGSGDEMRRREMGDLMIDVAARRVFLRGGVLALTRTEFAILCVLAESPGEPVTCRQLQLTLWGDTSAGGRSTLGVHVGNLNHPGFDAHLLSREGRLHHAKEVRRRVQGPSGPVGHRPCRGVRHPHGLHHRGRQAVGGVV; from the coding sequence ATGTGCGTGGGCGCGCAGGGGCGGGGAACCGCCGTACTTGACCGTATACGCCAGGAAACCCGGGTCGGCGTGGTCGCTCTTAGTGACGGGGATATCACTCCGCTACTCCTTGGTGCCGGGGGCGACATCGAGGCGCTGAATTCGCGAATCCGTGTGGCGCTGAGGAGCTACCGCGTCGGCGGCGAACTATCCCGCGGCTCCGGCGATGAGATGCGCCGGCGTGAGATGGGAGATCTCATGATCGATGTGGCCGCGCGTCGGGTGTTTCTTCGCGGCGGCGTGCTAGCGCTCACCCGGACGGAGTTCGCGATTCTGTGCGTGCTGGCGGAGAGTCCAGGTGAACCAGTGACGTGTCGTCAGTTGCAGCTGACCTTGTGGGGGGATACGTCGGCCGGTGGGCGGTCCACCTTGGGGGTGCACGTGGGTAATCTGAACCACCCCGGGTTTGATGCACACCTTCTTTCGAGGGAAGGTCGTTTGCATCATGCCAAGGAAGTACGACGACGAGTTCAAGGCCCGAGCGGTCCGGTTGGTCACCGACCATGCCGAGGAGTACGACACCCGCACGGCCTGCATCACCGCGGTCGCCAAGCGGTTGGGGGTGTCGTATGA
- a CDS encoding PLP-dependent cysteine synthase family protein, protein MNHAVSINHAHGTDRFEHLRLGRYERPATMVGQTPVLRIGAPFTTAEHGFWAKLEGFNPGGMKDRPALHMVERARTRGVLAPGARIVESTSGTLGLGLALAGTVYGHPVTLVTDPGMEPIIQHMLAAFVAHIELVTEPHERGGWQQARTQRVHEILATDPLAWHPDQYNNPDNVEAYRGLAIELNEQLGSVDALVCSVGTGGHSAGVARVLREFNPDLRLIGVDTVGSTIFGQPATTRLMRGLGSSIYPGNVDYGAFNEVHWVAPADAVWACRTLAATHYASGGWSVGAVALVAGWVARNSESGTTVAAVFPDGPQRYFDTIYNDDYCRTHGLLDKVPPNEPATIDDPLAHAVTAWTRCPLVVDPTQVMT, encoded by the coding sequence ATGAATCACGCCGTTTCAATCAACCATGCCCACGGCACAGACCGATTCGAGCACCTGCGGCTGGGCCGCTATGAGCGGCCGGCCACTATGGTCGGTCAGACGCCCGTCCTGAGGATCGGCGCGCCGTTCACCACCGCAGAGCATGGCTTCTGGGCCAAACTCGAAGGCTTCAACCCGGGCGGAATGAAAGACCGGCCCGCACTGCATATGGTCGAGCGAGCGCGCACTCGCGGGGTACTCGCCCCGGGCGCCCGCATCGTCGAATCGACTAGCGGCACCTTGGGATTGGGGCTCGCTCTCGCGGGCACTGTGTACGGCCACCCGGTCACCTTGGTCACCGACCCCGGCATGGAACCGATCATCCAGCACATGCTCGCCGCGTTCGTCGCGCACATCGAACTGGTCACCGAGCCCCATGAGCGCGGCGGCTGGCAGCAGGCCCGTACGCAACGCGTTCATGAGATTCTGGCCACCGATCCGCTGGCGTGGCACCCCGACCAGTACAACAATCCGGACAACGTGGAGGCCTACCGCGGGCTGGCGATCGAATTGAATGAGCAGCTGGGATCTGTGGATGCGTTGGTGTGCTCCGTTGGCACCGGGGGGCACTCGGCAGGCGTGGCCCGGGTCTTGCGGGAATTCAACCCCGACCTGCGGCTGATCGGCGTCGACACGGTGGGCTCCACCATTTTTGGGCAACCCGCCACCACTCGGCTCATGCGCGGCCTCGGGTCAAGCATCTACCCGGGCAACGTGGACTACGGCGCCTTCAACGAAGTGCACTGGGTCGCGCCGGCGGATGCGGTCTGGGCCTGCCGAACCCTGGCGGCCACCCACTACGCCAGTGGCGGGTGGAGCGTCGGCGCGGTCGCGTTGGTGGCAGGGTGGGTTGCGCGAAACAGCGAATCCGGCACCACGGTCGCCGCCGTTTTCCCCGACGGACCACAGCGCTATTTCGACACCATCTACAACGACGACTACTGCCGCACCCACGGTCTGTTGGACAAGGTTCCGCCGAACGAACCGGCCACCATTGACGACCCGCTGGCACACGCGGTCACGGCCTGGACGCGGTGCCCTCTGGTCGTCGACCCCACGCAGGTGATGACCTGA
- a CDS encoding MFS transporter, whose product MTLLSGFRSFGWPSRMLMINQFGINLGFYMLMPYLAGYLAGPLGLAAWAIGLVLGVRNFSQQGMFIIGGTLADRLGFKPLIVSGCVLRTAGFGLLVVADSLPAVLVASAATGFAGALFNPAVRAYLAADAGPRRLEAFALFNVFYQAGILAGPLVGLALMFIDFKMTAAAAALVFAGLTVAQLLALPQRAVTPTPEKTTVLHDWRAVAANRSFLLFAAAMIGSYVLSFQVYLAMPLQARYLFPQNDSVVTAMIFVVSGVVAVVGQMRITRWFARRWGSGRSLAIGMLILALSFLPLIVLPDDERAGRIAAATALLIATAVLAVGSAAVFPFEMDTVVSLADNRLIGTHYGFYNTIVGVGILVGNLATGSLMQIARDVGRPELLWVLLTVIGLLSAAALCRLDQRGRLGSTPMAVDGANRR is encoded by the coding sequence ATGACACTGCTGTCCGGGTTCCGCAGCTTCGGCTGGCCAAGCCGCATGCTGATGATCAACCAGTTCGGGATCAACCTCGGTTTCTACATGCTCATGCCGTATCTGGCCGGCTACCTCGCTGGGCCCCTGGGTCTGGCGGCATGGGCTATCGGGCTCGTTCTCGGGGTACGCAATTTCTCCCAGCAGGGCATGTTCATCATCGGCGGCACGTTGGCCGATCGCCTGGGCTTCAAGCCTCTCATCGTGAGCGGATGCGTTCTGCGCACCGCAGGATTCGGGCTTTTGGTGGTCGCCGACTCGCTGCCGGCAGTGTTGGTTGCCTCGGCGGCAACGGGTTTCGCCGGTGCACTCTTCAACCCAGCTGTGCGTGCGTACTTGGCCGCCGACGCGGGCCCTCGACGGTTGGAAGCGTTCGCGCTGTTCAATGTGTTCTATCAAGCGGGCATCCTCGCAGGACCGCTGGTGGGCCTGGCGTTGATGTTCATTGATTTCAAGATGACTGCTGCAGCCGCGGCGCTCGTCTTCGCGGGACTAACCGTGGCGCAGCTGCTCGCACTTCCGCAACGTGCTGTGACTCCGACGCCGGAGAAGACCACGGTGCTTCACGACTGGCGGGCAGTCGCGGCCAATCGTTCGTTCCTGCTGTTCGCCGCGGCGATGATCGGGTCCTATGTGCTGTCGTTCCAGGTGTATCTTGCGATGCCGCTGCAGGCTCGCTACCTGTTCCCCCAAAACGACTCCGTGGTCACAGCGATGATTTTCGTCGTCTCCGGAGTGGTGGCGGTAGTCGGACAGATGCGCATCACACGCTGGTTTGCGCGGCGTTGGGGTTCGGGGCGCTCACTGGCCATCGGCATGCTGATCCTAGCGTTGTCGTTCCTGCCGCTGATCGTGTTGCCCGATGACGAGCGCGCCGGCCGCATTGCTGCGGCCACAGCGCTGCTTATCGCGACGGCCGTGCTGGCGGTCGGCTCGGCTGCGGTGTTCCCCTTCGAAATGGATACCGTCGTCTCCCTCGCCGATAACCGGCTCATCGGAACGCATTACGGCTTCTACAACACGATCGTCGGCGTCGGCATCCTCGTCGGCAACCTGGCAACAGGCTCGTTGATGCAGATCGCCAGAGACGTTGGGCGGCCGGAACTTCTGTGGGTGTTGTTGACCGTCATCGGATTACTGTCGGCGGCTGCGCTGTGCCGCCTGGATCAGCGAGGACGTCTGGGATCAACGCCAATGGCCGTTGATGGCGCGAACCGACGCTGA